A genomic region of Nostoc sp. UHCC 0702 contains the following coding sequences:
- a CDS encoding M1 family metallopeptidase, which produces MSQFYFGTENNGHKSFELPGARPHYNPDRPGQVEHIFLDLTLDIPNQSYHGCCSIRLLPVRSGIERLSLDAVNLNIQSVQVDEVSQNFDYDGEQLFIQLSQPTQVGKRLLIAIAYSVEKPQRGIYFIQPDKHYPNKPTQVWTQGEDEDSRYWFPCFDYPGQLSTSEIRVRVPKNLIAISNGELIDTQKDGDDKIYHWSQQQVHPSYLMTLAVGDFAEIRDQWEGKPVTYYVEKGREKDAKLSMGKTPRMIEFFSEKYGYPYAFPKYAQVCVDDFIFGGMENTSTTLLTDRCLLDERAALDNRNTESLVVHELAHQWFGDLIVINHWSHAWIKEGMACYSEVMWTEHEYGPIEAAYYRLLEARSYLKEDSSRYRRPMVTHVYREAIELYDSHIYEKGSCVYHMIRAELGEELFWVAIQTFVQDNAHKTVETIDLLRAIEKATGRNLAFLFDQYVYRGGHPDFKVAYSWDGDANLAKVTVTQTQANNNGIKDLFDLRIPIGFGYTESQELKSDAKPITPNSQLKTFVVRVNEREQSFYFPLSQKPDFISFDVGNHFLKTVSLEYPIPELKAQLEFDPDPISRIHAASALAAKGGLEAIKALSAALQNDLFWGVRIEVAKQLAEIKLDQAFDALVPGLEDQNAPVRRAVVEALAEIKTYESYKAVKKLVQDGDPSYYVEAEAATAIGAIAAANLEGKPKEEKAIKLLKSVLEEKAGWNEIVRSGAIAGLAELKTSEAALNLVLQYTKLGVPQRLRLSAIRALGKISVGQSPVNLERILEKLAELAKETFFLTQIAVVAALGKMETPKASGILRSLAEQTPDGRVRRNAEEALANVQKNIGTENALRALREEFDQLKQQNQELLSRLENLEAKSKS; this is translated from the coding sequence ATGTCGCAATTTTATTTTGGTACAGAAAATAACGGACACAAATCTTTTGAATTACCAGGAGCCAGGCCGCACTACAATCCCGATCGCCCAGGACAGGTAGAGCATATTTTTCTAGACCTTACTTTGGATATTCCTAACCAAAGTTACCACGGCTGTTGTAGCATTCGCTTGTTGCCAGTTCGCAGTGGTATTGAGCGTTTGAGTTTGGATGCGGTAAATTTGAATATCCAGTCTGTACAGGTGGATGAAGTATCACAAAATTTTGACTACGATGGCGAACAGCTTTTTATCCAACTTTCCCAGCCTACCCAGGTTGGTAAAAGATTGTTGATTGCGATCGCCTACTCAGTAGAAAAACCCCAACGCGGTATTTACTTTATTCAACCAGACAAACATTACCCCAACAAGCCCACCCAAGTTTGGACTCAGGGAGAAGATGAAGACTCTCGTTATTGGTTTCCCTGCTTTGACTATCCAGGACAATTGTCTACTTCCGAAATTCGCGTCCGTGTTCCCAAAAACTTAATTGCCATTTCTAACGGCGAACTGATTGACACCCAAAAAGATGGTGATGACAAAATCTACCATTGGTCACAGCAACAAGTTCATCCCAGCTACTTAATGACTCTAGCAGTGGGCGACTTTGCAGAAATTCGCGATCAGTGGGAAGGAAAACCTGTTACATATTACGTCGAAAAGGGACGGGAGAAAGATGCCAAACTCAGCATGGGCAAAACTCCCAGGATGATAGAATTTTTCAGCGAAAAATATGGTTATCCCTATGCTTTCCCGAAATATGCTCAAGTTTGTGTAGACGACTTCATCTTTGGAGGGATGGAAAATACTTCCACAACTTTGTTAACAGACCGCTGTTTACTCGATGAACGCGCTGCTTTAGATAACCGCAACACAGAAAGTTTAGTTGTCCACGAACTGGCGCACCAGTGGTTTGGCGATTTAATAGTAATTAATCATTGGTCTCATGCTTGGATTAAGGAAGGGATGGCTTGCTATTCTGAGGTCATGTGGACAGAACATGAGTATGGGCCAATAGAAGCAGCATACTATCGGTTATTGGAAGCTCGCAGTTACTTAAAGGAAGATAGCAGTCGCTACCGTAGGCCAATGGTAACGCATGTTTACCGGGAAGCGATCGAACTTTATGACAGCCACATCTACGAAAAAGGGTCTTGTGTTTATCACATGATTCGGGCGGAACTGGGAGAAGAATTGTTTTGGGTGGCAATTCAAACATTTGTCCAGGATAATGCCCACAAAACCGTCGAAACAATAGATTTGCTAAGGGCAATTGAAAAGGCAACTGGACGCAATCTGGCGTTCCTCTTCGACCAGTACGTTTATCGTGGCGGTCATCCAGATTTTAAAGTGGCTTACTCTTGGGATGGCGATGCTAATTTAGCAAAAGTGACTGTCACTCAAACCCAAGCAAACAACAATGGTATTAAAGATTTATTTGACTTGAGAATCCCCATCGGTTTTGGCTACACCGAATCTCAAGAACTGAAAAGTGATGCAAAACCCATAACTCCTAACTCCCAACTCAAAACTTTTGTAGTGCGGGTGAATGAACGCGAACAAAGCTTTTATTTTCCACTTTCACAAAAGCCCGACTTTATTAGCTTTGATGTGGGGAACCATTTTCTGAAAACTGTGTCTTTGGAGTATCCAATACCGGAGTTGAAAGCACAGTTAGAGTTCGACCCTGATCCAATTTCTCGTATACATGCAGCCTCAGCTTTAGCAGCAAAAGGTGGGTTAGAAGCCATCAAAGCATTATCCGCAGCACTTCAAAATGATTTATTTTGGGGTGTGCGAATCGAAGTGGCTAAACAATTGGCAGAAATTAAGTTGGATCAAGCTTTTGATGCGTTAGTTCCTGGGTTGGAAGATCAAAATGCTCCTGTACGGCGGGCTGTGGTGGAAGCACTTGCTGAAATCAAAACCTATGAAAGCTACAAAGCTGTGAAAAAACTAGTGCAGGATGGTGATCCCAGCTACTACGTGGAAGCTGAAGCAGCCACTGCCATTGGAGCGATCGCAGCTGCTAACTTAGAAGGAAAGCCCAAGGAAGAAAAGGCTATCAAGCTGCTAAAATCCGTTTTAGAAGAAAAGGCGGGTTGGAATGAAATAGTACGTAGTGGTGCGATCGCAGGTTTAGCTGAACTCAAAACTTCAGAAGCAGCTTTAAATTTGGTACTACAATATACCAAACTCGGTGTGCCACAACGATTGCGTTTATCGGCAATTCGTGCATTAGGGAAAATTTCTGTAGGTCAAAGTCCGGTTAATTTGGAACGGATTTTAGAAAAACTAGCAGAATTAGCGAAAGAAACCTTCTTTTTAACCCAAATAGCAGTAGTTGCAGCATTGGGAAAAATGGAAACTCCCAAAGCCAGCGGCATTTTGCGATCGCTAGCTGAGCAAACACCAGATGGACGAGTGCGTCGCAATGCTGAGGAAGCGCTTGCCAATGTTCAAAAGAATATTGGTACAGAAAATGCCCTGCGTGCATTACGTGAGGAATTCGACCAACTCAAACAACAAAACCAAGAATTGCTCAGCCGCTTGGAAAACTTGGAAGCCAAATCTAAATCATAG
- a CDS encoding phosphodiester glycosidase family protein, which produces MSIKKIVFLSILIIPICLLSGCKAIEANSAPKLSKTCPGEDANFSIEFFKTNNQGNKSESGINHVIIFNPKSPALDFKVNVGLSHKLYAKDARGNFRKEYVPKNFREIITDENSTLDGQSPLAAINADYIGTDDQPQGLNISRGVEYSGAFKNKRSSFGISGGKPRERKATIQAGRREINLLNYNLVGGNGRFYRQGIFKDICQALGEFACKQATNRSMVAITNKGYVILLVNDLKANSKIEVSSVNQELLPDMFDDVLKGIARNNCLGNIQEGMLFDGGMSPGLYYNQKIYVENFGSIGSVFLIYKK; this is translated from the coding sequence ATGTCTATCAAAAAAATAGTTTTTTTATCTATATTAATCATTCCTATATGCTTATTATCAGGTTGTAAAGCAATTGAGGCTAATTCAGCGCCGAAACTCTCTAAAACTTGTCCGGGTGAAGATGCCAATTTCAGTATTGAGTTTTTCAAGACAAATAATCAGGGTAATAAGTCCGAAAGCGGTATCAACCATGTGATTATTTTTAATCCCAAATCACCAGCATTAGATTTTAAAGTCAATGTGGGTTTATCTCATAAACTTTATGCTAAAGATGCTAGAGGTAATTTCCGTAAAGAATATGTGCCAAAAAATTTTCGTGAAATCATCACTGACGAAAATTCTACATTAGACGGGCAAAGTCCCTTAGCAGCAATTAACGCAGACTATATAGGTACTGATGATCAACCACAAGGCTTAAATATTTCTCGTGGCGTAGAGTATTCAGGAGCTTTTAAAAATAAGCGTTCTTCTTTCGGTATTTCAGGAGGTAAACCGCGAGAGCGCAAGGCTACTATCCAAGCAGGTAGAAGAGAAATTAATCTTCTCAATTACAATTTGGTAGGAGGTAATGGTAGATTCTATCGTCAAGGTATTTTCAAAGATATTTGTCAAGCTTTAGGGGAATTTGCCTGTAAACAAGCAACTAATCGGTCAATGGTAGCCATTACTAATAAAGGTTATGTAATTCTTTTAGTGAATGACTTAAAAGCTAATTCAAAGATTGAGGTTTCCTCAGTTAATCAAGAATTACTTCCAGATATGTTTGATGATGTTCTTAAAGGTATAGCACGTAATAATTGTTTAGGTAATATTCAAGAAGGAATGTTGTTTGATGGAGGGATGTCTCCTGGATTATATTACAATCAAAAAATATATGTAGAAAACTTTGGGTCAATTGGTTCTGTATTTTTGATTTATAAAAAATAG
- a CDS encoding DUF3352 domain-containing protein, with product MSDGKSKLFIPAVGAALVVAGSVVAYMYFKAGPSGTSADALGSAKLVPSTALMATYVTTDPQAWAKLQQFGTPEAQKLLAKGLQDFNKDFFQGSDISYEKDIKPWIGGVMFAVLPPNPAKPAQFNVPSPANPPITLQQEPKNLLIVGIKDKISALNFANRLKGLKNVKSQESDYKGEKIIETVSNGKPTYSVVLNNSHLVLAPEKQAVENAIDTFKGQPSFATKEGASNILAKGVDVKNTLAQIYIPDYPGMIQQLIAASPQARQLPPQSLAQLKQVKSMVAAVGVDDAGLRMKAIANLDPQLSKFEYQTTKANIVGQFPIDTFALVNGQDISRSWSTMVEQSKDNPQLQQIVQQLRGQLQIVNIDLDKEIFGWMNGEFAFGAVPSNQGVLASLGFGGALVFDTSDRKTAEATFTKLDNLAKTQSLNITQRKIGGKDVTEWQIPQQGALLAHGWLDQDTVFLAIGGPIAESLTASKNQSLENSENFKAVTGSLQKPNSGYFYLDMEKTVSLVNSSAARQSISPEASAILSSLRGVSATATSPNKSTSQLEFLFALKPNTAK from the coding sequence ATGTCTGATGGTAAATCCAAGTTATTCATTCCTGCTGTTGGTGCTGCCTTAGTTGTAGCAGGCAGTGTAGTTGCTTACATGTATTTCAAAGCAGGCCCCTCTGGCACTAGTGCAGACGCTCTCGGCAGTGCTAAGCTAGTACCTTCCACAGCATTAATGGCAACTTATGTCACCACTGACCCACAAGCCTGGGCAAAGTTGCAGCAGTTTGGCACTCCGGAAGCGCAAAAGTTACTAGCAAAAGGTTTACAAGACTTTAATAAAGATTTTTTTCAAGGCAGTGACATTTCTTACGAAAAAGACATCAAGCCTTGGATTGGTGGTGTGATGTTTGCAGTGCTACCACCAAATCCAGCTAAACCTGCACAATTTAATGTGCCTTCTCCAGCAAATCCGCCCATAACATTACAGCAGGAACCGAAGAACCTGCTAATAGTGGGAATCAAGGATAAAATCAGTGCATTAAATTTTGCTAACAGACTCAAAGGACTAAAAAACGTTAAAAGCCAAGAATCTGACTACAAAGGTGAAAAAATTATAGAAACTGTCAGCAATGGCAAACCAACATATAGCGTAGTTTTAAATAATAGCCACTTAGTATTAGCTCCCGAAAAGCAAGCTGTAGAGAATGCCATTGACACTTTTAAAGGACAGCCTTCCTTTGCTACTAAAGAAGGTGCAAGCAATATTCTCGCCAAAGGTGTAGATGTCAAAAATACTCTAGCCCAGATTTACATACCAGACTATCCGGGTATGATACAGCAATTGATAGCCGCAAGTCCCCAGGCAAGGCAATTACCTCCACAAAGCTTGGCGCAGTTAAAACAAGTAAAATCGATGGTAGCGGCTGTGGGTGTGGATGATGCGGGATTGCGGATGAAAGCGATCGCTAATTTAGATCCACAACTGAGCAAATTCGAGTATCAAACAACAAAAGCCAATATAGTAGGGCAGTTTCCCATTGATACCTTTGCTTTGGTTAATGGTCAAGACATCAGCCGTAGTTGGTCTACTATGGTAGAACAGTCGAAAGATAATCCACAATTACAGCAAATAGTGCAACAGCTGCGCGGACAACTGCAAATAGTCAATATCGACCTAGATAAAGAGATTTTCGGCTGGATGAATGGAGAATTTGCTTTTGGTGCTGTTCCATCTAATCAAGGTGTATTAGCAAGCCTGGGTTTTGGAGGAGCATTAGTATTTGATACTAGCGATCGCAAAACTGCGGAAGCTACTTTTACCAAACTGGATAATCTTGCCAAAACACAAAGTCTTAACATCACCCAAAGAAAAATTGGCGGTAAAGACGTAACTGAATGGCAAATACCCCAACAAGGAGCCTTATTGGCTCATGGTTGGCTAGATCAAGACACTGTATTTTTAGCCATAGGTGGCCCCATTGCTGAGTCCCTTACAGCTAGCAAAAATCAATCTCTGGAAAACAGTGAAAACTTCAAAGCCGTTACTGGTTCTTTGCAAAAGCCCAATAGTGGCTATTTCTATCTAGATATGGAAAAAACTGTGTCCCTAGTTAATAGTTCTGCGGCACGTCAATCCATCTCACCTGAAGCCAGTGCTATTCTAAGTTCACTTCGTGGTGTTAGTGCTACTGCTACCAGCCCCAACAAATCCACCAGTCAATTGGAGTTTTTGTTTGCTCTCAAACCGAATACGGCAAAATAG
- a CDS encoding calcium-binding protein, with product MATINGTNGYDVLNGTSESDLIQGFAGDDYLYGNGGNDTLDGASGNDYIYASSTTGNSTLKGGSGYDYLDITYSSGNNSLDGGSEGDSLYAYYSSGNNTLKGGSGSDYINISSSSGNNTVTGDADSDTIELSSSTGNNTVSGGSGTDYFYAYGVQGKNTLNGGDGGDYFYFSAPYTAPSSLVTQRVDGGTGDDYLSVDYSYNTSEGITSTFNATTNVGSITVGNNTVTYKNIERLSIYGTAYDDYIVGGNGNDYLYGGYGGNDTILGGAGDDYLNVDYSTGNNSLFGGAGNDTLTAQYATGSNVLDGGDGNDSFYLNPGYNAPSLLGTQTVDGGAGDDALYVDYSSATEGINTTNILSYTSIERLSIIGTYYDDYIVGDSGSDTLSGGYGGNDTIIGGAGDDYITANSSTGNNLLDGGDGNDYLSASGSYYYDYYYGYSYYNLATGNNTLLGGSGSDSLYVDYSSGNNLLDGGDGNDYLSASGSYYYDYYYGYYGSGASGNNTLLGGGGDDNLNANYSTGDNLLDGGDGNDYLSASGYYDYYYYGSGASGNNTLLGGAGDDNLNVDYSKGNNLLDGGDGNDYLSASGYYYYDYYGYYYGNSASGSNTLNGGAGDDSINITYSTGDNLVDGGDGNDYIYAYGATGSNTLSGGAGDDYIEGGSGSDLLTGGSGSDIVYGGSGIDTFAFNSYTEGVDSLYDFDATNEIIQVSADGFGGGLLAGSLFASQFTLGTSATTDTQRFIFDNSTGALYFDQDGSSGAFGQVQFAQLYSGASLTENNFAVV from the coding sequence ATGGCAACTATCAATGGAACCAACGGGTATGATGTCCTGAATGGCACAAGCGAAAGTGACTTAATTCAAGGCTTCGCAGGTGATGACTATCTATATGGTAATGGCGGCAACGACACCCTCGATGGTGCCTCTGGCAATGATTACATTTATGCTTCTTCTACCACTGGAAACAGTACCCTTAAAGGTGGAAGTGGCTATGATTATTTAGATATCACCTATTCTTCAGGGAATAACAGCTTAGATGGAGGCTCGGAAGGTGATTCCCTTTATGCTTACTATTCTTCTGGAAACAATACCCTCAAAGGTGGAAGTGGGTCTGATTATATAAATATTTCCTCTTCATCAGGAAATAACACCGTCACTGGTGATGCTGATAGTGACACCATTGAGCTGAGTTCTTCTACAGGCAACAATACTGTTTCAGGTGGAAGCGGGACTGATTACTTTTACGCCTATGGAGTCCAGGGTAAAAACACCCTCAATGGTGGAGATGGCGGTGACTACTTCTATTTTAGTGCCCCATACACTGCCCCCTCTTCCCTGGTAACTCAAAGGGTAGATGGAGGAACAGGTGACGACTATTTATCTGTGGATTACAGCTACAACACTAGCGAGGGAATCACCTCAACTTTCAATGCCACTACTAACGTTGGCTCAATTACGGTTGGCAACAACACTGTCACCTACAAGAATATCGAACGATTAAGTATTTATGGTACAGCCTACGATGACTACATTGTGGGGGGCAATGGCAACGATTACCTCTATGGAGGGTATGGTGGCAACGATACGATTCTTGGCGGTGCTGGTGATGATTACTTAAATGTAGATTATTCCACAGGTAATAATTCCCTCTTCGGTGGAGCGGGTAATGATACCTTAACTGCACAGTATGCAACCGGCAGTAACGTACTAGATGGGGGCGATGGCAATGACTCCTTCTATTTAAACCCTGGATATAACGCACCTTCTTTGTTGGGGACTCAAACCGTAGATGGAGGTGCAGGTGACGACGCTTTATACGTCGATTACAGTTCTGCTACTGAGGGAATCAATACCACAAATATCCTTAGCTACACGAGTATCGAACGCTTAAGTATCATCGGTACATACTACGATGACTATATTGTCGGGGACAGTGGTAGTGATACACTCTCTGGTGGCTATGGTGGCAACGATACGATTATTGGCGGTGCTGGTGACGATTATATAACTGCTAACTCTTCAACAGGTAACAACCTGTTGGATGGTGGTGATGGCAACGATTATCTCTCCGCCTCTGGTTCCTACTACTACGACTACTACTATGGGTATTCTTATTACAATCTTGCCACTGGTAATAACACCCTACTTGGTGGCTCTGGTAGCGATTCGTTGTATGTTGACTATTCATCAGGTAATAACCTGCTGGATGGAGGTGATGGCAATGATTATCTCTCCGCCTCTGGTTCCTACTACTACGACTACTACTACGGGTATTATGGCTCTGGTGCTTCTGGCAATAACACCCTACTTGGTGGTGGTGGTGACGATAACTTAAACGCTAACTATTCAACAGGCGATAACCTGTTGGATGGTGGTGATGGCAATGATTATCTCTCTGCCTCTGGTTACTACGACTACTACTATTATGGCTCTGGTGCTTCTGGCAATAACACCCTACTCGGTGGTGCTGGTGACGATAACTTGAATGTTGACTATTCAAAAGGCAATAACCTTTTGGATGGTGGCGATGGCAATGATTATCTCTCCGCCTCTGGTTACTACTACTACGACTACTACGGGTATTATTATGGCAATAGTGCCTCTGGTAGTAACACCCTCAACGGTGGTGCTGGTGACGATAGCATAAATATCACCTATTCAACAGGCGATAACTTAGTCGATGGTGGCGATGGCAATGATTATATCTATGCCTATGGCGCAACTGGTAGTAACACCCTCTCTGGTGGGGCTGGGGATGACTACATTGAAGGTGGTTCTGGCTCAGATCTGCTCACAGGTGGCAGTGGTAGTGATATAGTCTACGGTGGTAGTGGCATTGATACTTTTGCCTTCAATAGTTACACCGAAGGCGTTGATAGCCTTTATGACTTCGATGCTACTAATGAAATCATTCAAGTCTCGGCTGATGGTTTTGGTGGTGGCTTGTTAGCAGGTTCACTGTTTGCTAGTCAGTTTACCCTAGGTACAAGTGCGACCACAGATACTCAGCGATTTATCTTTGACAACAGTACAGGCGCACTGTATTTTGACCAGGATGGTAGTTCTGGCGCGTTTGGTCAGGTACAATTTGCACAACTCTATAGTGGTGCCTCACTAACTGAAAACAATTTTGCGGTTGTTTAA
- a CDS encoding DUF4912 domain-containing protein: MAKERPPLEEMTLRQLRKVASECSISRYSRMRKSQLLAAIQEVQRNKVSLSPSRSLEAQETVEAAKFELGQEDRNGGSLADVDEGLADLPQGYGESRIVLLPRDPQWAYTYWDVSNEHKEELRRQGGQQLALRIYDVSDIDIDHQSPHSIQEYPADELAREWYIPVPVSDRDYVMDIGYRAVDGRWLVLARSTRVHIPPVYPSDWIEDVFVTVNFEEDLRGKTVYELVPPAKKIAASINSNGNAIYDQIFGLAESAEAQRVAGSVFGSQQHVAGSVRPEQAISSYIFPSGVGLWAVPTVSGLTASGVGMSGVGFSASAVPVRPRKFWLIADAELIVYGATEPDATVTIGGRPIKLNPDGTFRFQMSFQDGLIDYPILAVAADGEQTRSIHMKFNRETPSRNTNTKEEAVLEWLS, from the coding sequence ATGGCAAAAGAACGCCCACCGCTAGAAGAGATGACATTACGGCAATTACGCAAAGTTGCCAGTGAATGTAGCATCTCTCGCTATAGCCGAATGCGTAAATCTCAACTGCTGGCAGCGATTCAAGAAGTCCAGCGCAACAAAGTTTCGCTTAGCCCATCTCGTTCACTGGAGGCACAGGAAACCGTGGAAGCAGCAAAATTTGAATTAGGACAAGAAGACCGTAACGGTGGCTCTCTGGCTGATGTTGATGAAGGACTCGCAGATTTGCCACAAGGTTACGGTGAAAGCCGGATTGTACTTTTACCCCGTGATCCTCAGTGGGCTTACACTTACTGGGATGTTTCCAATGAACATAAAGAGGAATTGCGCCGCCAAGGGGGACAACAACTGGCACTGCGGATTTACGATGTTAGTGACATCGATATCGATCACCAAAGCCCACACAGCATTCAGGAATATCCTGCTGACGAGCTAGCAAGGGAATGGTACATACCAGTTCCAGTGAGCGATCGCGATTATGTCATGGACATCGGTTATCGTGCTGTTGATGGCCGTTGGTTAGTATTAGCTCGTTCTACCCGCGTACACATTCCTCCTGTTTATCCATCTGACTGGATTGAGGATGTCTTCGTCACCGTTAACTTTGAAGAAGACTTGCGCGGTAAGACTGTATACGAACTAGTACCTCCTGCCAAGAAGATTGCAGCTTCCATCAATAGCAACGGTAACGCCATCTACGACCAAATCTTTGGCTTAGCTGAATCTGCCGAAGCACAACGGGTTGCTGGTTCTGTGTTCGGTTCTCAGCAGCACGTAGCAGGTTCTGTACGTCCGGAACAAGCAATTAGTTCTTACATCTTCCCATCTGGTGTAGGTCTGTGGGCAGTTCCCACTGTCTCAGGATTGACTGCATCTGGTGTAGGTATGTCGGGTGTTGGCTTCTCTGCTTCCGCCGTACCAGTGCGTCCTCGCAAGTTCTGGTTAATTGCTGATGCTGAGTTGATTGTTTACGGTGCTACTGAACCTGATGCTACCGTAACAATTGGCGGTCGTCCAATTAAGCTGAATCCAGATGGTACATTCCGCTTCCAGATGTCCTTCCAAGATGGTTTAATTGACTATCCGATTCTGGCTGTTGCTGCCGATGGTGAACAAACACGATCAATTCACATGAAGTTTAATCGTGAAACACCATCTCGAAATACCAATACTAAGGAAGAAGCTGTTTTAGAATGGCTCTCTTAA